The Syngnathus typhle isolate RoL2023-S1 ecotype Sweden linkage group LG3, RoL_Styp_1.0, whole genome shotgun sequence genome window below encodes:
- the alkbh5 gene encoding RNA demethylase ALKBH5 — protein MATSGYSDLRDKLRSMPPHRDEHRTSNGSTGRKRRRRESDDDECDHSDDSGELREQEAQRVRSSALQKSIFTPEECARIEGKIDEVVAKAEAGLYREHTVDRAPLRNKYFFGEGYTYGAQLEKRGPGQERLYRKGQVDDIPSWVHELVIQRLVSAGVVPEGFVNSAVINDYQPGGCIVSHVDPLHIFARPIVSVSFFSDSALCFGCRFQFKPIRVSEPVFVLPVHRGSVTVLSGYAADDITHCIRPQDIKERRAVIILRKTRPDAPRLDSDSPLRSAPVERPPPLKAKRSHRKADPDAAHRPRMLEMDKEENRRSSGQRRRSSSSDDYRKREADYDKHRESSSRKVKMRRH, from the exons ATGGCCACCAGCGGCTACTCCGACCTGCGCGACAAGCTCCGCTCCATGCCGCCGCACCGGGACGAGCACCGGACAAGCAACGGCAGCACGGGGCGAAAGCGGCGCCGCCGCGAGTCCGACGACGACGAGTGCGATCACAGCGACGACAGCGGCGAGCTCCGCGAGCAGGAGGCCCAGCGGGTGCGCAGCAGCGCCCTCCAGAAGAGCATCTTCACGCCGGAGGAGTGCGCGCGCATCGAGGGGAAGATCGACGAGGTGGTGGCCAAGGCGGAGGCCGGACTGTACCGCGAGCACACGGTGGACCGCGCGCCGCTGCGCAACAAGTACTTCTTCGGCGAGGGCTACACGTACGGGGCGCAGCTGGAGAAGCGCGGGCCGGGCCAGGAGAGGCTCTACCGCAAGGGCCAGGTGGACGACATCCCGAGCTGGGTGCACGAGCTGGTCATCCAGCGCCTGGTGTCGGCTGGCGTCGTCCCGGAGGGCTTCGTCAACAGCGCCGTCATCAACGACTACCAGCCGGGCGGCTGCATCGTGTCCCACGTGGACCCGCTGCACATCTTTGCGCGGCCCATCGTCTCCGTGTCCTTTTTCAGCGACAGCGCGCTCTGCTTCGGATGCCGCTTCCAGTTCAAGCCCATCCGGGTGTCCGAGCCCGTCTTTGTGCTGCCCGTCCACCGCGGCAGTGTCACCGTCCTCAG CGGCTACGCTGCTGATGACATCACGCACTGCATCAGACCTCAGGACATCAAGGAGCGGCGAGCCGTCATCATCCTGAGGAA AACCAGACCCGACGCCCCCAGACTGGACTCCGACAGCCCTTTACGTTCGGCCCCGGTGGAGCGGCCGCCCCCCCTCAAAGCCAAGCGCTCGCATCGAAAGGCCGACCCAGACGCGGCTCACAG GCCGCGCATGCTGGAGATGGACAAGGAGGAGAACCGGCGGTCGTCCGGCCAACGGCGTCGCAGCTCGTCTTCGGACGACTACAGGAAGCGCGAGGCCGACTACGACAAACATCGCGAGAGCTCGTCGCGCAAAGTGAAAATGCGGCGTCACTGA